The sequence GAGCTTCTTACCGTGAAGTCCGACGATGTGGTGGGCCGCGTCAAGACGTATGAGGCGATCGTAAAGGGCGAGAATGTGCCCGAGCCTGGCGTGCCCGAGTCGTTCAAGGTGCTCATAAAGGAGCTGCAGAGCTTGGCGCTGGACGTCAAGGTCCTCAGCGAGGATGAGCGCGAGATCGAGATCGGCGAGTCCGACGACGACATCGTGGACACCGCCAGGGATCTCGGCATCGACATCGAGGGAAGGGAGACCGATGACCTCTCGCCCGAGGAGCGCCTGTTCGGCGCGCGGCGGTCGGAGGCGGATCTCCTCGAGGAATCGAACGAGGCCGGTGCTGAGACTGAGGAGGACGAGGACGCTCTTGCGATGGCGATCCACGCGGGCCCTGCTCCCGGCCAAGGTGAGGACGAGGAAGGCAACGAGGAGATAGACGAGGCTACCGAGGAAATCGCGGGCGCCGAAGAGGCGGAGGTTCTCGAAAGCAGACGGCGAGCCGCCCGCGGCGTGGGTGGCCCCGGCGGGCTCGAAGACGACGATGACATCGTCGGCGAGCTTGACGAGGTCGATGTCGAGAGCGAGGACGATGAGCCTGCTGAGGAAACGGATGAAGAAGACTTCTGCGTGGCTGAGGACGACGAGGATACCTCCGGCTACATCGAAGATGACGAGGACGACGAGCTGGGAGACGTTTTCGATGATGACGTGGATGACTCCGACGACGGCGACGATGACGATGACGACGAGCGCGCGTAGCATGCAGGAGAGGAGGAGAGGCCGGTGCTAGACGTCAACAACTTCGACAAGATCCGTATTGGCCTCGCGTCCCCTGAGCAGATCAGGCAATGGTCGAGTGGCGAGGTGAAGAAGCCGGAGACGATCAACTACCGGACGCTCAAGCCCGAGCGCGAGGGACTTTTCTGCGAGAAGATCTTCGGGCCCACCAGGGACTGGGAGTGCCATTGCGGCAAGTACAAGAGGGTCCGGTACAAGGGAATCGTCTGCGACAAGTGTGGCGTCGAGGTGACCCGTTCCAAGGTGCGGCGTGAGCGTCTCGGCCACATCGAGCTCGCGGCGCCTGTGACGCACATATGGTACTTTAAAGGTATCCCCAGCCGGATGGGCTTGCTCCTCGATATGTCTCCGCGCGCCCTCGAGAAGGTCGTTTACTTCGCGTCCTACATCGTGATCGACCCGGGAGACACTCCGCTCACAAAGAAGCAGTTGCTTTCGGAGGCGGAGTACCGCGAGTACCGCGAGCGATTCGGAAACCTGTTCGAGGCTGGCATGGGCGCGGAAGCCATAAAGAAGCTGCTCGAGGAGATCGACCTCGACGAGCTCGCGGAGGAGTTGCGCGCCGAGATACGTGATTCCTCAGGCCAGAAGAGGCTGCGGGCCACAAGGCGCCTCGAGGTCGTGGAGGCGTTTCGCAAGTCCGGAAACCGGCCGGAGAGGATGGTCCTCGACGTCATCCCGGTGATCCCCCCTGACCTCCGTCCGATGGTGCAGCTGGACGGCGGGAGGTTCGCCACCTCAGACCTCAACGACCTTTACAGGAGGGTCATCAACAGGAACAACCGTCTGAAGAGGCTTCTGGAGCTCAAGGCGCCCGACATCATCGTGAGAAACGAAAAGCGCATGCTTCAGGAGGCCGTGGACGCCCTCATCGACAACGGGCGGCGCGGGCGGCCGGTTACCGGCCCAGGAAGCCGTCCTCTCAAGTCCCTTTCGGACATGCTCAAAGGGAAGCAGGGGCGTTTCCGCCAGAACCTCCTCGGCAAGCGCGTTGACTACTCGGGTCGGTCGGTCATCGTTGTCGGGCCTGAGCTCAAGCTTCACCAGTGCGGCCTTCCCAAGGAGATGGCGCTGGAGCTCTTCAAGCCCTTCGTCATGAAGAAGCTGGTGGACCGGGGTTACGCCCACAACATCAAGAGCGCCAAACGGATGGTGGAGAGGGTCCGCGATGAGGTGTGGGACGTGCTCGAGGAGGTCATCAAGGACCACCCGGTGCTCCTAAACCGCGCGCCGACCCTGCACCGCCTGGGCATCCAGGCGTTCGAGCCCGTGCTCGTCGAGGGCAAGGCCATAAAGATCCACCCGCTGGTGTGCGCGGCGTACAACGCGGACTTTGACGGCGACCAGATGGCTGTGCATGTGCCGCTTTCCGCGGAGGCGCAGGCCGAGGCGAGGCTTCTGATGCTCTCGGTGAACAACCTCCTGTCGCCCGCGCACGGCAAGCCCATTGCTACTCCCGGGCAGGACCTGGTTCTCGGCTGTTACTACCTGACGTTGGAGCAACAGGGCGCGAAAGGCGAGGGCAAGATCTTCGGCAGCCCCGACGAGGCGATGATGGCGTATAGTGAGGGCGCTGTGTCGCTGCATGCGCGCGTAGCTGTGAGGATGCCTGCGGGGAAGAACGTCCTCGGCATGAGCGAGGAAGACAAGAAGAGGAAGCTTCTCGTCACCACAGTCGGGAAGCTCATCTTCAACACGATATTCCCGGACGACTTCCCGTACATCAATGACGCCGTGGAGAACGCGGTGGACGAAACGGTGTTCACCGGAACCATCATTGATGTGCAGGGGGGCAAGCCGCTCACAGCCTGGATGCAGGAGGCTCCCACCACTCGGCCGACGAGCAAGGGCTTCCTCGCGCAGCTGGTGGCGATGTGCCAGCGCAAGTACGGGAACACGAAGACCGCGGAGATCCTCGATAACCTGAAGCGGATCGGGTACCGGTACGCGACGCAGTCCGGAACGACCGTGGGCATCGAGGATATCAATATACCCCCGGAGAAGCAAGAGATCATCCGGGAGACCGAAAAGAAGGTCGAGGCCATCGAGCAGCAGCATAAGCGGGGGCTCATCACGAGCGACGAGCGGTACCAGCTGGTGATCGACCGCTGGACCGAGGCGCGCGAGAAGGTCCAGGAGGCCATGCTGGCCCACCTCGACAAGTTCAATCCGGTTTACATGATGGCGACCTCCGGTGCCCGAGGCAACATCTCGCAGCTCAGCCAGCTTGCAGGCATGAGGGGGCTGGTGGCTGACCCGTCGGGACGGACCATTGACTTCCCGATCAAAGCCAACTTCCGTGAGGGTCTGACAGTGCTCGAGTACTTCAGCTCAACCCACGGCACACGCAAGGGTCTTGCGGACACGGCGCTCCGGACCGCCGACTCTGGCTATCTGACTCGGCGTCTCGTGGACGTGGCTCAGGACGTGATCGTCCGCGAGGAAGACTGCGGGACCGACGATGGCATAGTGGTCAGCGCCATCCGGCAGGGCGATGATGTGGTCGAGACCCTGCGTGAGCGAGCCCTGGGCCGGGTCGCCGCCGAGGACATCGTGCACCCCAAGACCGGCGAGGTGATCGTGAAGGCGGGCGAGGAGATCCTCGAGGAGCATGCCAAGGCGATAGACCTTGCGGGCATCGAGGAGGTCAAGGTGCGCTCGCCGCTTACCTGCCGCACCAGGTGTGGTGTGTGCGCGAGGTGCTACGGCCGCAACCTTGCAACCGGAAGGATGGTTGAGGTGGGCGAGGCCGTCGGCATTATCGCAGCTCAGTCCATCGGCGAGCCCGGCACGCAGCTCACCATGAGGACGTTCCACACTGGCGGCGTGGCAGGCGACGACATCACCCATGGTCTGCCGCGGGTGGAGGAGCTCTTCGAGGCCCGGAAGCCCAAGGGCCAGGCGATCATTAGCGAAGTGGACGGCGTGGTGCGTATCACGGAGGCCAAGGGCACGCGGAAGGTTATCGTTCGTACCGATGAGGGCGAGGAAAAGGTGTATACGGTGCCCTACGGCGCGCGGCTCGAGGTCAAGGACGGCGACAGGGTGTACGCGGGCGACCAGATCACCGAGGGGTCATTGAATCCCCATGACATCCTGAGGGTCAAAGGCGTCCGGGCCGTGCAGAACTACCTAGTGCGCCAGGTGCAGGATGTCTACAGGTCGCAGGGAGTGGAGATCAACGACAAACACATAGAGGTGGTCATCCGCCAGATGCTTCGCAAGGTGCGTGTGGATGACCCGGGCGACACCGACCTTCTCATGGGCGGGCTTGTGGACATGTTCGATTTCGAGGACGAGAACCGGCGGGTTGTGGAGGCTGGCGGCCGTCCGGCCACGGCGAGGCCGGTGATCCTCGGGATCACGAAGGCGTCCCTCGCGACCGACAGCTTCTTGTCGGCGGCGTCGTTCCAGGAAACGACGCGGGTGCTCACCGAGGCGTCGATCAAGGGGCGCACCGATCCCCTGATCGGGCTGAAGGAAAACGTGATTATAGGAAAGCTCATCCCCGCCGGGACCGGGATGGCCCGCTACCGGAACGTCAAGCTTTTGTTGCCTGAGGAAGTCCGGATAGGCGAGGAGGAGGCCGCCCCAGTCGAAGCGGTGACGGAGCCCACGGAACCTGTCGGGCCTGAGGCAGGCGTCGAGGCTGAGACAGGCAAGGATGGCGAGGCGGAGACGCCGGGAGAGGCTGAAGCCGCCGAGAGATCGGATCTCCTCGAGGACGTGTACGACGCTGGCGGTCCCACCTTAGAGTCAGTAGGCACTGCGCCCGGGGCGACGAGCGAGGCACTCGGGGAGCTTTCACAGGCGGAGGCAAGTGCCGAGACGAAGGACGGCGCCGGGCACGGTGAGGCGTGAGCGTGCGGCCGAAAGGTCGATGACGCCCGAGGAAGGGGGCCGTGAGGCCCTGGAAACAGAGCTCTGTGCAAACCTCCAAAGCCGCGAAGTATTCTTGACAGGGCTATGGGGCGATGCTAAAATGTGAACGTGTGCGAAAAGGCCGTGTCCT is a genomic window of Bacillota bacterium containing:
- the rpoC gene encoding DNA-directed RNA polymerase subunit beta', which encodes MLDVNNFDKIRIGLASPEQIRQWSSGEVKKPETINYRTLKPEREGLFCEKIFGPTRDWECHCGKYKRVRYKGIVCDKCGVEVTRSKVRRERLGHIELAAPVTHIWYFKGIPSRMGLLLDMSPRALEKVVYFASYIVIDPGDTPLTKKQLLSEAEYREYRERFGNLFEAGMGAEAIKKLLEEIDLDELAEELRAEIRDSSGQKRLRATRRLEVVEAFRKSGNRPERMVLDVIPVIPPDLRPMVQLDGGRFATSDLNDLYRRVINRNNRLKRLLELKAPDIIVRNEKRMLQEAVDALIDNGRRGRPVTGPGSRPLKSLSDMLKGKQGRFRQNLLGKRVDYSGRSVIVVGPELKLHQCGLPKEMALELFKPFVMKKLVDRGYAHNIKSAKRMVERVRDEVWDVLEEVIKDHPVLLNRAPTLHRLGIQAFEPVLVEGKAIKIHPLVCAAYNADFDGDQMAVHVPLSAEAQAEARLLMLSVNNLLSPAHGKPIATPGQDLVLGCYYLTLEQQGAKGEGKIFGSPDEAMMAYSEGAVSLHARVAVRMPAGKNVLGMSEEDKKRKLLVTTVGKLIFNTIFPDDFPYINDAVENAVDETVFTGTIIDVQGGKPLTAWMQEAPTTRPTSKGFLAQLVAMCQRKYGNTKTAEILDNLKRIGYRYATQSGTTVGIEDINIPPEKQEIIRETEKKVEAIEQQHKRGLITSDERYQLVIDRWTEAREKVQEAMLAHLDKFNPVYMMATSGARGNISQLSQLAGMRGLVADPSGRTIDFPIKANFREGLTVLEYFSSTHGTRKGLADTALRTADSGYLTRRLVDVAQDVIVREEDCGTDDGIVVSAIRQGDDVVETLRERALGRVAAEDIVHPKTGEVIVKAGEEILEEHAKAIDLAGIEEVKVRSPLTCRTRCGVCARCYGRNLATGRMVEVGEAVGIIAAQSIGEPGTQLTMRTFHTGGVAGDDITHGLPRVEELFEARKPKGQAIISEVDGVVRITEAKGTRKVIVRTDEGEEKVYTVPYGARLEVKDGDRVYAGDQITEGSLNPHDILRVKGVRAVQNYLVRQVQDVYRSQGVEINDKHIEVVIRQMLRKVRVDDPGDTDLLMGGLVDMFDFEDENRRVVEAGGRPATARPVILGITKASLATDSFLSAASFQETTRVLTEASIKGRTDPLIGLKENVIIGKLIPAGTGMARYRNVKLLLPEEVRIGEEEAAPVEAVTEPTEPVGPEAGVEAETGKDGEAETPGEAEAAERSDLLEDVYDAGGPTLESVGTAPGATSEALGELSQAEASAETKDGAGHGEA